The Candidatus Hydrogenedentota bacterium genome includes a window with the following:
- a CDS encoding FkbM family methyltransferase produces the protein MRYRNLVKRCVRSLGFELRPQTSIPFGVDWCWDVRGIMGGKEPMCVFDVGANRGQTALRLSEEFSNCQIYSFEPVPSTFEMLCANICSHPNIEAINSAVGEESGVISITYEPGSGSNTTIPRTGTNLPTVTVPLTTIDEFCTATKIPLIDLLKIDVEGGEPNVLRGAQRMLEARNIRAILAECEFTRREDEPHGLFDEIWSFLRQYEFRVGAFYSGGVDRSGWVWGDCLFVQVGRGPSHVICSPWASTSDSHIR, from the coding sequence GTGAGATATAGAAACTTAGTTAAGCGTTGTGTTCGCAGTTTAGGCTTTGAATTGCGACCACAGACCAGTATTCCATTCGGTGTGGATTGGTGTTGGGATGTGCGTGGCATAATGGGCGGCAAGGAGCCTATGTGTGTTTTTGATGTGGGAGCAAATCGTGGGCAGACTGCGCTGAGACTTAGCGAAGAATTTTCTAACTGTCAAATTTATTCATTTGAACCGGTTCCATCCACTTTCGAAATGTTATGCGCGAACATCTGCTCTCATCCGAACATCGAAGCCATCAACTCTGCCGTTGGCGAAGAAAGTGGCGTCATTAGTATAACGTATGAACCTGGTTCCGGCAGCAATACGACGATTCCGCGAACAGGGACGAATCTGCCAACGGTTACTGTTCCCCTGACAACAATTGATGAATTCTGTACGGCGACCAAAATACCCTTAATCGACTTACTTAAGATCGACGTTGAAGGCGGAGAGCCAAATGTTCTCCGGGGCGCACAGCGCATGCTCGAAGCTAGAAATATACGAGCAATCCTAGCAGAATGTGAATTCACTCGCCGCGAAGACGAGCCGCATGGACTATTTGATGAGATATGGTCGTTTTTGAGGCAATATGAATTCCGAGTCGGGGCTTTTTATTCAGGTGGCGTAGATCGTTCGGGATGGGTTTGGGGAGACTGCCTCTTCGTTCAGGTTGGTCGGGGTCCCTCTCATGTAATTTGCTCGCCATGGGCCAGCACTTCGGACTCTCATATCCGATGA
- a CDS encoding lipopolysaccharide biosynthesis protein, with the protein MTRLESTTPDTPAASLAADQAVAIPIGFDNGHFATGHLMDDIRGRSVRGGAVTLASQAVKFILQFGSTMVLARLLSPGDFGLIAMVTAVTGFVEIFKDAGLSVATIQREHVNHDQVSTLFWINVLLSIVVMFVVIASGPAIAWFYGESRLITITAALATAFIFSGLTVQHQALMRRQMRFKELAIVDILSMAAGIFIAIFMSLQGLGYWSLVGMTIACAAANCVLVWLRCGWRPGAPSLRSGVADMLRFGGGLTGFSFLNYFTRNADSIIIGYALGGPSLGVYSKAYGLLMMPMRQINGPIDSVILPTLSRLRFEPDRYRSAFLRAVSMLSFVGIPIVAFLFVVADEIVYIILGSQWEGAAAVFRCLMPAALLGTINVAPGWLCVSLGRTKVPLIWSAISAPISIVAFLIGAYWGIIGVAVGFSISWCGLFTLFVAMACRHSPVTFLQTAGCLLMPLVAAFFAVFISLLFVQLTADLRFSVLGSVLVNLGIFATVYFSLFAFLPSGRVRLNWLWRDGFKALVAPKSQEI; encoded by the coding sequence ATGACACGTCTCGAATCTACCACCCCTGACACCCCCGCCGCTTCTCTCGCGGCAGACCAAGCAGTTGCGATCCCAATCGGCTTCGACAATGGTCATTTTGCTACCGGCCATCTTATGGATGACATCAGAGGTCGTTCCGTTCGTGGTGGCGCTGTCACGCTAGCCTCCCAAGCTGTAAAATTCATACTGCAATTTGGCTCAACCATGGTCCTTGCGCGCCTACTGTCCCCTGGTGACTTTGGGCTTATTGCTATGGTTACAGCAGTAACTGGCTTCGTTGAAATATTCAAAGACGCCGGTCTCTCCGTCGCCACGATCCAACGAGAGCATGTCAATCATGATCAAGTCTCGACCCTCTTCTGGATCAATGTTCTCCTATCTATCGTTGTTATGTTTGTTGTTATCGCGTCAGGCCCTGCAATTGCTTGGTTCTATGGCGAATCTCGTCTCATTACTATTACCGCCGCACTTGCGACCGCTTTCATTTTTAGCGGCCTCACCGTGCAGCATCAGGCACTTATGCGTCGACAGATGCGCTTCAAAGAGTTGGCGATTGTCGATATCTTGTCTATGGCTGCTGGCATATTCATTGCCATTTTCATGTCGCTGCAAGGATTGGGGTATTGGTCACTTGTTGGGATGACTATCGCGTGTGCTGCCGCCAATTGCGTGTTGGTATGGTTGAGATGTGGTTGGCGGCCAGGCGCACCTTCTCTGCGCAGTGGTGTCGCGGATATGCTACGCTTCGGCGGTGGCTTGACGGGATTTAGTTTTTTGAATTACTTCACTCGTAATGCTGACAGTATTATAATCGGTTATGCTTTAGGTGGCCCCTCGCTCGGAGTATATTCTAAGGCTTACGGTTTACTAATGATGCCTATGCGGCAGATTAACGGACCAATTGATAGTGTTATACTCCCCACCCTCAGTCGTTTGCGGTTTGAGCCAGATCGCTATCGGAGCGCCTTCTTGCGCGCAGTTAGTATGTTGTCGTTCGTTGGTATACCTATAGTCGCTTTTCTTTTCGTGGTCGCAGACGAGATAGTGTATATTATCCTCGGGAGCCAATGGGAGGGGGCAGCAGCTGTCTTTCGCTGCCTAATGCCCGCCGCTCTTTTGGGTACCATCAATGTTGCGCCGGGTTGGTTATGCGTCTCGCTCGGTAGGACGAAGGTACCGCTCATTTGGTCTGCGATCTCGGCACCGATCAGTATCGTAGCCTTCCTAATAGGTGCTTACTGGGGAATTATAGGAGTGGCGGTGGGATTCTCTATAAGTTGGTGCGGGCTTTTTACTCTATTCGTTGCTATGGCCTGCCGTCACTCACCCGTGACATTCTTGCAAACGGCTGGTTGCCTACTCATGCCGCTAGTTGCCGCATTCTTTGCGGTATTCATATCCCTACTATTCGTACAATTAACTGCTGATTTACGCTTTAGTGTTCTAGGGAGTGTTCTAGTTAACTTAGGAATTTTTGCGACAGTCTATTTTTCCTTGTTCGCTTTTCTGCCCTCGGGACGAGTTCGTCTCAATTGGCTATGGCGGGATGGATTCAAAGCACTTGTAGCTCCGAAGAGTCAGGAAATTTAA
- a CDS encoding class I SAM-dependent methyltransferase: MKQQDLRYVPGRVHYSIDYVKGGRIFSYAHQIDSVISFEPVTVLEIGAGGGVVTSALRALGLGVTTLDVQTELRADITASVTEIPCSDKSFDVTLCSQVLEHLPFEQFAPALSELRRVSKRGLVLSLPDASRHWYIAGRLPKLPEFKIPFQLRRWAPVPDHALEGAGHYWEIGYSEYPLTRILREIREVGWRLDSTWRVTEMSWHRFFRLENS, translated from the coding sequence ATGAAGCAACAAGATCTTCGCTATGTCCCAGGACGGGTTCACTACTCAATCGACTACGTTAAGGGTGGACGAATTTTCAGCTATGCGCATCAGATTGATTCGGTGATTTCCTTCGAACCAGTTACGGTGCTCGAGATTGGCGCTGGCGGCGGCGTGGTGACGTCCGCGTTAAGAGCTCTGGGGTTGGGAGTGACAACGTTGGATGTGCAGACGGAGCTTCGGGCAGACATCACGGCGTCAGTTACTGAGATTCCATGCAGCGACAAATCCTTCGATGTCACACTATGTAGCCAGGTACTGGAGCACTTGCCATTCGAACAATTTGCGCCTGCCCTTAGCGAACTTCGGAGAGTTTCCAAACGAGGCCTCGTACTCAGTCTCCCAGATGCTTCCAGACATTGGTATATTGCCGGAAGGCTACCGAAACTTCCGGAGTTTAAAATCCCGTTCCAACTTCGACGTTGGGCACCGGTTCCCGATCACGCGTTGGAAGGCGCCGGTCACTATTGGGAAATTGGCTACTCTGAATATCCACTCACTAGAATTCTTCGTGAAATTCGTGAAGTAGGTTGGCGTCTAGATTCAACCTGGCGTGTAACGGAAATGAGTTGGCACCGATTTTTTAGATTGGAGAACTCGTGA